TAATTATATTAGACTTGCAAGTGTCTGTGTTTAGTATGGAGTTTTTTTGAGAAGTCAATCTCAAGCTAAGCTTAGGCTGAGAACAGCATCTTCCATCAGAAAGCCTTGTCCAATGTCTATATCTTCGTTTTTTACTAAGACAAATCCTTGCTTCAAATAAAAGTTATAGGCTTTGTTGTATTTATTGACGTTTAGCGTCAATGCTCTTTGTTTATTCTCAATAGCTATTTTTTTTGCGTAAGCTATTAGCTCTTTTCCATAGCCTTTTCCTTGGGTTGATGGGTGTAGGTAGATTTTATGGATTTTAGTGATGGATTCATTTTTGACATTCAGTTCATAACTGAGATAGCCTATATCTTTTCCAGCTTCTGATACAATGATAAAAACATGGTTTAATTCGCTTAGTTGCTTCTTAAGTGAAGCCAAGGAGTACATCATGTCAAGCATGTATTCTAGCTGCGTTTTTGATAGGATTTGACCGAAGGTAGCTGGCCAAATTTCTTTAGCTAAAGATTGGATGATGGGTAATTCTTTAATGGTTGCTTTTCGGAGTGAAATCATGCTGTAAAACTAAGAAAGCCAAATCAGAGTTTATGTACTCTGATTTGGCTTTTATATAAAAACGAATGACAAATTTATAATTTAACCTTAGTCATTTTAGGGGCTAAGAAGTGCATGCAAAGCCATGCTATCAAATATGCAAATCCACAGATAATAAAGATGATATTATAACCGGCTCCAATGTTGCCAGCTAACTCAAATTTATCAAGTATAAAACCTACCAACCAAGGAAATAAAACGCCACCTACGGAACCAGCCAAACCACCAATTCCTACTACGGAACTTACTGCCTTTTTAGGAAACATATCAGAAGCAGTGGTAAACATATTAGCACTCCATGCTTGGTGTGCCGCACAGGCCAAACTAATTAATGCTACAGCCCACCAGATACTAGGGGCGTATTTGGCTGCCATAATTGGCATTACTGCAAAGGCTACTATCAACATAGTTGCTTTTCTGGCTTTATATATAGGCCAGCCTTTCTTGATGAAGTAACCTGATAAATAACCACCACCTACTGAGCCAATGGTAGCTACAACATATAGAACAGCGATATGAATAGATGGCTTTTTTAAATCCAAATCAAAAATATCTGAGAAATAAGAAGGTATCCAGAATAAGAAAAACCACCAAATAGGATCTGAGAAAAACTTACCTAAAACGTAAGCCCAAGTTTGTCTTAAGCTAAAGAGTTTACCCCAACTAACGCCTTCATCCGATTCTCCAGTGTCATCTTCTTCAACATCGCTATTTATGTAGGCTAATTCTTCTTGACTAACGCCTTTCTTTCTCTCTGGTCTTTCATACATAATCCACCAGAAAATAAGCCATACAAAACCAACTGCACCTGTAAGAATAAAGGCCATTTCCCAGCCATAAACCCCCAGAATCCAAGGGACAAAAAGTGGGGCGATAACTGCTCCTATGTTTGTCCCGGCATTGAATATTCCGGTGGCCAAGGCTCTATCTTTTTTAGGAAACCATTCTGCTACAGTTTTTATTGATGCGGGGAAGTTACCTGCTTCTCCAGCTCCCAAAAGTACTCTCCAAAAAGCAAAACCAAATGTTGAACTAGCTAATGCATGTCCCATGGCGGCAACAGACCAAACGAAAATAGAAACGCTCAAGCCAATTTTAGTACCTATCTTATCAATAATACGTCCGAAGATTAAATAACCAAATGCATAAGCGGCTGTAAAAGCCATTACTATATAACTGTAGTCTTTTTCGGTCCAACTAAATGCTTTTTCTAAGGTTGGCTTAAGTAGGCCAATAACTTGCCTGTCTAGGTAGTTAATAGTAGTAGCGGTGAATAAAAGTATCACCACCGTCCACCTAAATACTTTAGGCTTATTTTCCATTTTTATAGGGTTATTTTTCTAGCTAAAAGAAGCTAAATGCTTTATTGAAGTAGAGTAGGGAATCTGAATGATTATAATCGGAGAGCTAATGGTCTATTTAACTCTCCGATTTTTTTGATTAACGAAGTGTTTTTATCAAAGCCAAAGCATCTTTTACTTTGTTCTTTAAGCCTTCGAAATCTTTATTTTTTAGTATTTCTTTTGAAATAAGCTGTGAACCCATTCCAACGCAAGTAACGCCAGCGTCAAACCAACCTTTTAAGTTAGCTTCGTCAGGAGAAACACCGCCTGTAGGCATAATGCTAGTCCATGGCTGAGGGCCTTTGATTCCTTTTACGAATTTAGGACCGTATAAGTCACCAGGGAATAATTTCACAATTTCGCAGCCCATCTCTTCTGCCTTACAAATTTCTGTAAGACTTCCACAACCAGGAGACCAAAGTACTTTGCGACGGTTACAAACTATTGCGATGTCTTCTCTTAGTACAGGAGTAACAATGAAGTTAGCTCCCAGTGCCATGTATAATGAAGCAGATGCTGCATCTGTAACAGAGCCCACGCCTAAAATCATACCTGGAAGTTCTGCAAGAGCATACTTGTTTAACTCTCCGAAAACTTCATGAGCGAAATCTCCTCTTGATGTAAATTCCATCAATCTAGAACCTCCGTCATAACAAGCTTTTAAAACATCTTTACAAAGCTCAATGTCAGAATGGAAAAATAAAGGAACCATCCCGTTATCTTTCATTACTGCAGCTACTTCTAATCTTGTATATTTTGCCATTTTTCTGTTATAAATTTATCTAGCTACTCGACCTGATGCATCGCCGCCCATTAATTTTTCTACTTCTGGAACTGTTACCAAGTTAGCATCTCCTTTGATGGTATGCTTAAGACATGATGCCGCTACCGCAAAATTAAGTGCGTTTTGGTCGTCTTCTGGGTATTTCAATAAACCATAAATTAAACCTCCCATAAATGAATCACCACCACCTACACGATCCACAATGTCCGTGATTTGATATTGAGGAGACTCAAACATGTTTTTACCGTCATACATTACGCCAGCCCATGTATTATGTGATGCTGAGATAGAACCTCTAAGGGTAGTAATTACTTTTTTCGCCTTAGGGAATTTTTCCATCATTTGTTTACAAACAGAAAGGAAAGCTGTGGCAGTAACATCGTGACCTTGTGTAGTAATATCAAGACCTTCTGGCTTAATTCCGAAGTGCTTTTCTGCATCTTCTTCGTTTCCAAGGATAATGTCGCAATGTGATGTAAGCTCGGTCATGATGGCTTCTCTGTCTCCACCATAATTCCATAACTTAGCTCTGTAGTTAAGGTCTGTAGATATGGTAATACCTTTAGCACTCGCAGCTTTTACTGCTTCTAAACAAGTATCTGCAGCACTTTGAGAAATTGCTGGTGTAATACCTGTCCAGTGAAACCATTCTACTCCTTCAAAAACTTTATCCCAATCAACCATTCCTGGCTCAATCTCACTTACAGAAGAGCCTGCTCTGTCGTAAACCACCTTACTTCCTCTTGAAACAGCTCCGGTTTCTAAGAAGTAAATACCTAATCTTTCTCCACCAAAAACTATGTTATCAGTGTTGACACCACGTTTTCTCATTTCCATTAAGGCACATTCTCCTATGTCGTTTTTTGGTAAACGAGTTACAAAACTTACCGGAACGCCGTAATTGGCAAGGGATACAGCCACATTGGACTCACCACCACCATAGACTACGTCAAAGCTATTTGTTTGAGAAAATCTTAAAAAACCTGGAGGTGAAAGGCGTAACATGATTTCACCGAAAGTGACTACTTTTTTCATTTTGTTATTTTTTTGACTTTTTAAATGTCTTTTTATTAAATAATTAACCCCTAAAGTTCGGTTTTAATGATTAAAAGCCAAAGTACTCTTTAGTGTTATTATAACAGATGTCTTGTATAACCTTACCTGTCCAAGGAATATCGTTAGGAAGCTCTCCATTTTCAATGTCATTACCAAAAAGGTTACATAGAATTCTTCTAAAGTATTCATGCCTTGGAAAAGAAAGAAAGCTTCTAGAGTCTGTTAACATTCCAACAAACTTGCTAATTAGACCCATGTTTGATAAAACATTCATTTGTTCTTCCATGGCATCTTTTTGATCTAAAAACCACCAACCTGAGCCAAACTGTACTTTACCAGCTACCGAACCATCGTTAAAGTTACCAATCATAGTAGCTATAACGGCATTGTCTGAAGGGTTTAGGTTGTATAAAACGGTTTTAGCCAGTTGATTAGTGTCATCCAGTTTGTTTAAAAAACGAGAAATAGCACTGGCTTGTGGCCAATCTCCCATGCTGTCCCATCCTGTGTCTGGTCCTAGCTCTCTTAAACCTCTTTTATTGTTATTTCTTAATGCACCTAAGTGAAACTGCTGTACCCAGCCTAATTCCGAGTACATTACACCTAAAGCATGGAGAATGGCAGATTTGAATTCTAGAGCTTCTTCGTCTGAAATGTTCTGTCCATCTAATGCCTTTTTCAAGACTTTATCGGCTCCTTCTTGTGTGAAGTCTGCTGAGTAAATTTGTTCAAGACCATGGTCAGATATTCTACAGCCGTTTTTTTTGAAGAAGTCAGCTCTGCTTCTTAAAGCTTTCTGAAGTCCATCAAGGTCTTTTATTGGTGAGTTTACTATTTCTCCAAGCTTTTCTATATAAGCTACGAATCCTTCGTTTTCGATTAGGATAAATTTATCTGGTCTAAATGCAGGGTACATGTTAACGCCAGAATTATCATAAGCAATATGATGCTCAAGAGTATCAAGTGGGTCGTCTGTAGTACATACCGCTTCCACGTTCATTTTACCCAATAAACCTTGTACAGAATACTCTTTGGTTTTGAGTTTTTCAGTGGTTTCTGTATAAATGTTTTTGGCGGAGTCGCCGTTCAAAACATCGTGAATACCGAAATATCTTTGTAACTCTAAGTGAGTCCAATGATATAGCGGATTTCTTAATGTAAATGGAACGGTCTCGGCCCATTTTTGAAATTTTTCTTCGTCCGTTTTATTTCCTGTACAGTAAGCTTCATTAATTCCATTAGCTCGCATGGCACGCCACTTATAGTGGTCACCCGCTAACCAAGCATGACTGATATTGTTGAAATTGATATCGTTCAATATTTGATCAGGTGGCAAATGATTATGATAATCAATGATGGGCATGTTTTTGGCATACTCATGATAAAGCCTTTCTGCAGTTTTGGTTTGCAGGAGGAAATTGTCGTCTAAGAAATTTTTCATTTTATATATTCAATAGGCCAGAATTAGTGGTTGTTTGATGGGTTTTAGTTCAAACTGTTTTTATCAAATTATATGTACCGAAATCCATTGTTTGATAATTCTAAACTCAAGCGTTTTAGTTTTTATGCTATTTTTTATAAACTCACACCTCTTTTCCAGGGGATAAAGTCGTCTTGTTGATTAATTACGGCTTTACATTGAGTCTCTCCACTGGCTACTGCAATTATATAATCTAGCATTCGCCTTCCGCTGTCTTCAATGTTTTCTTCACCTTCTATAATAGGTCCTGTATTAATGTCAATAATGTCAGGCATCTTTTCTGAAAGTTTGGTATTGCTTGCTACTTTGATAACGGGAGCAATTGGGTTTCCTGTAGGAGTGCCAAGGCCGGTAGTAAAGAGCACAATATTAGCACCAGAGCCAACCATACCTGTGGTGGATTCTACATCATTACCTGGTGTGCAAAGTAGGTTTAAGCCTTTCTTGCTTACCATTTCTGGATAATCCAGTACATCGGTAACGGGAGATGTACCGCCTTTTTTTGCTGCTCCAGCAGATTTAATAGCGTCTGTAATTAATCCATCTTTAATGTTTCCTGGAGATGGGTTCATGTCAAATCCTGAACCTGCTCTTACTGCACTGGCTGCATATGCCGTCATAAGTGAGTTAAATTTCAAAGCAGTTTCTTCGTCTACACAGCGGTCGCTTAACTCTTGCTCTACACCACATAATTCAGGAAATTCAGAAAGGATAGTGGTGCCACCAAGTGTAACTAATAAGTCGCTAACGTAGCCTAATGTAGGATTTGCAGAAATACCCGAGAAACCATCAGAACCACCACACTCTAGTCCCAATACCAGTTTTGATAAAGGGGCTGCTTGACGAGTCTGTTTGTTTGCTTCCATTAGTCCTGTAAAGGTCTCTTTTATAGCTTCGGTTATTAATTTTTCTTCTGTGCCTTCTTCTTGCTGCTCCAGAAAAACTATAGGCTTATCTGTGCACTGTCTCTTGAGTAATTCTTCTTGTAAAATGCTATACTGAGCATTTTGACATCCTAGGCTTAAAACCGTGGCACCTGCTACGTTAGGATGGGCAATATAGCCTGCTAGTAATCCACAAAGACTTTGAGCATCTTGGCGGGTTCCGCCGCAGCCCATATCGTGGTTAAGAAACTTTACTCCGTCTACATTTTCAAATATACGGGTAGGATTTGGATTTTCTGCAACCGATTGCAATTCACTTGTCAAAATATCCTGAAGTTCTTCTCCTTTTTGGTATTTTGATATTAAATCTTGGGCAAAATCTTTGTATTTGTCACTCTTACCATAGCCTAATTGGTTTACAAGTGCATCCTTTATAACATCTAGATTTCTGTTTTCACAAAAGACTAAGGGTAAAACTATCCAGTAATTTGCGGTACCTACTGAGCCATTGGCTCTATGATAACCTTGGAATGTTTTGTCTTTGAAATCACCTTGCTCAGGTTTTTCCCAAGTGAGTTTTCGTTCTCCTAATTTAAAAGGAGCAGCGGCATGTTTAACGTTAAATGTAGTTATCATGCTTCCAGCAGGAATGTCATATTCTGCTTTACCAACCAAAACACCGTACATGAAGATTTCTTCACCCTTTTTTAAGTCACTTTCGTTAAACTTATGTTTGGGAGCGATGGCCTCAATTAATGTGACTTCTTTATTGTTGTAAGTGATTACTTCGCCTTTTTTAAGATGATCAAGGGCAACTATGAGATTATCTTGGGATTGTACTTTTAATACACGATTCTTCATCTATTTTTCTGTTTTAGAAATTATTTCTGATAAGGTTTTGTCTATTCCTTTCTCTTCAAATGTAGAAAAGGTATTATAAACATGCCCTGCAAAGCTATTTAGATTATTTAAATTTTCACCCCAAAGTTCTTCGTTTTCAAGGATTTTTTGAATTTTCAATTTGTCAGAACCGGTTGAAGACCAAGTCTTATAAAAGAAATCTGCGTGAGGGTCATTAATAATGTATTCTTCGCCGTTTACTTCTCCATAGTATTTTCCTTCAATGATTTTTACCGGCCTTAAAAAGGCTAGATGAGCGGTGAAACCCAAAAGCATAAGCTGCGGAACTTCTTTTTTTTCTTGGTAATATGACTTTATGAGAGGTAGGCATCGCATAGTCATTTTGTAACTATAGTTCATGCAGATGCTGAGCCATTGATGTTCTAAAAACGGGTTTCTAAATCTGTCGAGAACTTTTTGAGCAAAATCTTTTTTTTCTGTATCTGAAATTTCTGAAGTCATGGCTTCAGAAATTTCTTTCGCCATTATGGTTTTCATAAATGCGTAGAAAACTTGATTTTTCATTGCATCTTTCACCAAACGATATCCAGATAAAAATGCTAAACCTGAAGAGAAGGTGTGAGCAGCATTTAGAATTCTGAGTTTTATCTCTTTATACTTTTCTATGTTTGGAGCTACAAAAGCCCCATTCTCTGGTAAGCAGAAAGTAAGTTTATCCTTAATTGATTGGTCGCCTTCAATAGCCCATAATGCATAAGGTTCCACCACAATGGCGTTTTGATCTTTGTATGGTAGTTTGTCATCTAAGGCGTTATTTGCGGCCCCAGGCACTATTCTGTCTACAAGTGTATTACAAAAAGTATTGGCTGATTTTAACCACGAGAGAAAGGCCATGTCTGTAAAATTCTCTTTAGCTAATTGAAATACAATCCTTTTGAGTTCGTCTCCATTGTTTGAGATTAGTTCTGTCGGAAGAAATATTAAACCTTTAGAAAGATCGCCATTGAAGTGTTCAAACCTACTCTTAAGAATGGCTAAAACTTTTCCAGGAAATGAGTTTGGACACTCACCGGGAGTAATTTTTTCTGGTTCGTAGGTGATTCCTAGTTCTGTGGTATTAGAAAAAACGAATTGAATTTCTTCTTTTCTAGATAAAGACAAGATTGACGCCCATTGGGTTTTAGCTATTAGTATTCGACTAATGGAGGTGCATATGTCTTGCTTGTCTATTAGTCTTTTATCTGAAATTCCTCTTGTGGCCACCGTATAAAGGCAGTCTTGACTAACTAAAGACTCTACAGTTCCTTTAGCATCAGTAGACTTAATCATCACTATTTTACCTTCAAATGCTCCATTTTTATTGGCGTGATCTATTATGATATCAGGAAGACCTTTAAGAAGGACACCTGTTCCAAATTGAATGATTTTTTCAGGATAGTATAGTACTCTTCTTTCAAATCCTAAATCAGATTTTTTAGTGAGATAATTTAGGGATAAGTAGTCCATTTGTGTGCTTTCAGTTTTTTTTAAAATGGGTCATTTTTAACCGATAGCCATATTACTATTTTTTTGACAAATATCTTTTTGAATTTGAAGTCTTTTTCACCAAAATTCATGTTATTCTGATGCTAATCATAATTTTTCGCTTGTTCTGAGTGATTAAATACCTTTCTGTGTTGGGCAGAGAGTGCTTGGGCGATAAAAAGATCGTTTAACCATATTTGATATGGGTAACATCTTTGTGCCAGTATCTGCCTTCATCTACATGTCATTAGTCTTCTAACTGCTCCTAAAGGTGGTCGGTAGCTTTTCTTTATCAGGCAGTTATTACTGATAAAGAAGCATTAAAACTCTATTTGTAGATATGTTATCTATCTATAATCTTTTAAAGTATATGTTCACTTAGAACCACCTTAGCCCACATATCTGTCAATATCGTTTTGGATATAATTGAAATATTTAGGTTCGGCTGTACATCGTCATACTTTTGCTTTTAACATGAGTCCTTGCTCATAATCCCATCTGGCGGGTTTATCATCTTTTGCTGCTATTGAGCCTACATGAACTTTCATGAAAGAAGGTGCCATTTTTTCAGACCAGATTGTCTTGAGCAAGGGCGGTAAAACTAATCCCGCATAAGGTTTAGAAGTAAGATTGATTTCTATTTCATATTATTTCAAATAAAATCTTCACGTTTAGGATTAAAAATGTCTACTAATTCTCCTTCTTCTAGGCATACTACGCCATGTACTAAGTTAGGGTTAACAAAGAAGACATCACCAGCACTTAGTACTTTTTTTTCTTTTGCTATGCTTACCTCAAATTTTCCGCGACTTACGTAGCTTGCCTGTGTATGTGGATGGTGGTGTAAATCGCCTTTGCCACCCTTTTCGAAACCAACTTTTAGAATCATTAAACCATCATTATAGGCCATGATTTTTCTTTTAATACCTTTTCCTAAGTCTTCCCAAGGAATATCTTGGTCTTCTAAGAGTGCTTTGCTTTGAACTGTCATTATTGGTTGAATATTAAATTAGGATATTATCAATAAAATTGTAAAAATAGGTATCTATTTTAAGAATGCATTAGCTGTTTTAAAATAGTGAATTTCGGAGTAGGTTTTGTGCTGGTCAAAGATATTGATATAATCTTCGCAATTGTATCCATTCTAATTATCGGTTGAGTATATTGCTATTCGAGATAAGGTGCTGAAAAAATGATTTCGTATCAGACCCTTTTCTTGAGTTTTACCCAAGACTGGGGTGAAATTAACTTTTGAAACAAGTATCTTCGCGGCTATGTGGATGTATTTAGGTCTTTTAGCGGCACTTTTTTTAGGATTACATAATTTGTGTAAAAAGCATGCAGTACAAGGAAACGAGATTTTCCCTGTACTCTTAGGCACTGTTTCTGCTGGTTTTTTATTGATTCTTCCTTTTTTTCTAGGCTCTGTTTTTTATCCAGAAGCTACCAAAGAGATTGGCTTTTATGTCAATGATATTCCATGGTCTACACATGGGTTTATATTTATTAAATCTATGATAATGGCAGCTTCTTGGGTGCTAGCCTATGAAGCCTTAAAGCATTTACCTATCACCATTGTTACTCCTATTCGGTCTGCAGGGCCTTTTTTTACTTTTATAGGGGCTTTGGTGATTTATCAAGAACGCCCAAACTTTTACCAATGGATTGGCTTTTTCCTTATTATCTTTTCGGTATTTCTTTATTCTAGAATTGGTAAAAAAGAAGGAATAAATTTCAAAAACAATAAGTGGATTTACGCCATTATTGGAGCCACGTTTTTAGGAGCCACTAGCGGGCTTTATGATAAATATTTGGTGCAGAGTCTTAACTTAAATCCACAAACCTTACAGTTTTGGTTTTGCTGGTACACCATTCTCATATTGTTGGTGATATTATCTATTACGTGGTTTCCTTATAAAGCAAAACGACAAGCCTTTATATGGAGATGGAGTATTCCTGCCGTGGGGATTTTATTACAAACAGCCGACTACTTCTACTTTAAAGCCTTACAAGATCCTGATGCTCTCATTATGTTACTTTCTGCCATAAAACGTAGTCAAATCTTAATAGCAGTAGTGGTAGGAGGTTTGATTTTTAAAGAAAAGAACAAACGGAAAAAGCTGATTCCTTTGGCAGGAATAATGCTTGGCGTAGCCTTGATTATGTTTTTCAAATAAAGAAAAAGCCAAAAGATGCATTATCTTTTGGCTCGTTCAAAGAGGAATAAGTTCTCAGGATTAATCAAATCCGTACTTAATTAAACCTTGCTTGCTTAATTTTAGAGCTTCCATAGGCTCCATGCCATCAAAAACTTGGTCTTGCTCTACAATGTAGTATTTCATACCAGATAGCTTAGCCTTGTCCAATATTTTTGCGAAGTCAATAGTTCCTTGTCCCACTGGGGCAAATCTACCTTGCTCGTCCATATCTTTTACATGCCAGATTTTAAAACGACCTGGATATTTTTCAAAATAGTCGATTGGATCTGCACCAGCTTTTGTTACCCAGTAAAGGTCCATTTGGAAGTTTACATATTTTGGGTCTAGGTGTTCAAGTAAATACTCAATAGGCACTATGCCGTTGGCATCTTCTTTAAACTCAAAGTCATGATTGTGATAAAGAAACTCTAAACCAGCCTTTTTTGCTTTACGAGAAATTACGTCTAATATGTTTGTTAGCTTCTCTATATTATCTTCCATAGAGAGTGTTCTGGTTTTTGGGTCAAACTTAAACATGCCCATTGGAGGTACTGGAGCTATGAAGTATTTGAAACCAGCTGCTTTAACATCGGCTACTAACACATCAGCATTATCTAAAGTCATAGCACCCATGTGAACACTGATTGGCTTTAGCCCTAGACTTTTTAAATAGCTTTTGAATTCTTTTGGAGCCATGCCATAAAACTTACCGTCTTTATAATCAACCGCCTCAATGTATTTATAGCCTAAATCTGCAACTTCCTTTAAGGTGGTTTTTGCATCTTTGCCCATTTCGTTTCTTACGGTATACAGGGTCATGCCGCCCCACTTCTCTTGAGCCATCATGGATGTACTCATAGCGAAGAACAGAATGATGCTCAAAACCTTTGTGAAAACTGTCTTTTTCATTTCTTATTTAGATTAAAATATGGTGTTAGTTTGAAAAGCTCACAATTTACTGAATGTTGAAATATATAAAGATGATTTTAGATATAATCTATGTTTTGTATGATGAATGGCTAAGTTTGAATGTGATTGAACATAAAAAAGCTACCCCGAATTTTAAATCGAGGTAGCTTAAATTCTGTGGTGCTTTAAGATTATATCACGGTGCTTTCCACTATTTCACCGCAGCCAATTCTTGGTCCTGCTGCTCCCGAAGGTTGACTAGAAAAATCGTCTGGCCCTTCGTGTATTATTATCGCTTTTCCGGTAATGTCTTTGTTGGCGTCATTACAACTTATACACCATTTGTCTGTTTTTAAAGAGAGCGTTCCTATGCTATCTTCTCCCACTTCTAAATTTCCTATATCTCCAACATGAAATGGCGATATTCCCCATTTTCCATGAGCTTTGTTAGTTGGGTTCCAGTGTCCTCCAGCACTTTTACCATCAGCTGCACTGCAGTCTCCTTTTTCATGTATGTGAATAGCGTGACTTCCTGGAGTTAGGCCTTCTATCTTGGCGGTTATTTTTACCATGCCATCTGATTCCATAAAGTCCACTTTCCCAGTGGTCTTGCTTCCGCTTTTAGCATCTATCACGGCTACTGCATTTTTTGCTTCACTGAGTAAAATGCTTTGCTCTTCTGTTTCTGAGTTGGAGTTTGAACAGGAAAACAAGAAGGGTAGAAATGCTATTGATAAGATTGTCTTTTTCATGCTTTATACTTTTTAGTTACACATATGATGTACTAAATAAATGTTCCAAGCATTTTTGACAGTGAACTGTGGAGGTTTCTCAACTGTTAACGTGGAAT
This sequence is a window from Arcticibacterium luteifluviistationis. Protein-coding genes within it:
- a CDS encoding GNAT family N-acetyltransferase, with protein sequence MISLRKATIKELPIIQSLAKEIWPATFGQILSKTQLEYMLDMMYSLASLKKQLSELNHVFIIVSEAGKDIGYLSYELNVKNESITKIHKIYLHPSTQGKGYGKELIAYAKKIAIENKQRALTLNVNKYNKAYNFYLKQGFVLVKNEDIDIGQGFLMEDAVLSLSLA
- a CDS encoding UxaA family hydrolase, with product MKNRVLKVQSQDNLIVALDHLKKGEVITYNNKEVTLIEAIAPKHKFNESDLKKGEEIFMYGVLVGKAEYDIPAGSMITTFNVKHAAAPFKLGERKLTWEKPEQGDFKDKTFQGYHRANGSVGTANYWIVLPLVFCENRNLDVIKDALVNQLGYGKSDKYKDFAQDLISKYQKGEELQDILTSELQSVAENPNPTRIFENVDGVKFLNHDMGCGGTRQDAQSLCGLLAGYIAHPNVAGATVLSLGCQNAQYSILQEELLKRQCTDKPIVFLEQQEEGTEEKLITEAIKETFTGLMEANKQTRQAAPLSKLVLGLECGGSDGFSGISANPTLGYVSDLLVTLGGTTILSEFPELCGVEQELSDRCVDEETALKFNSLMTAYAASAVRAGSGFDMNPSPGNIKDGLITDAIKSAGAAKKGGTSPVTDVLDYPEMVSKKGLNLLCTPGNDVESTTGMVGSGANIVLFTTGLGTPTGNPIAPVIKVASNTKLSEKMPDIIDINTGPIIEGEENIEDSGRRMLDYIIAVASGETQCKAVINQQDDFIPWKRGVSL
- the uxaC gene encoding glucuronate isomerase, which codes for MKNFLDDNFLLQTKTAERLYHEYAKNMPIIDYHNHLPPDQILNDINFNNISHAWLAGDHYKWRAMRANGINEAYCTGNKTDEEKFQKWAETVPFTLRNPLYHWTHLELQRYFGIHDVLNGDSAKNIYTETTEKLKTKEYSVQGLLGKMNVEAVCTTDDPLDTLEHHIAYDNSGVNMYPAFRPDKFILIENEGFVAYIEKLGEIVNSPIKDLDGLQKALRSRADFFKKNGCRISDHGLEQIYSADFTQEGADKVLKKALDGQNISDEEALEFKSAILHALGVMYSELGWVQQFHLGALRNNNKRGLRELGPDTGWDSMGDWPQASAISRFLNKLDDTNQLAKTVLYNLNPSDNAVIATMIGNFNDGSVAGKVQFGSGWWFLDQKDAMEEQMNVLSNMGLISKFVGMLTDSRSFLSFPRHEYFRRILCNLFGNDIENGELPNDIPWTGKVIQDICYNNTKEYFGF
- a CDS encoding tagaturonate reductase, which gives rise to MDYLSLNYLTKKSDLGFERRVLYYPEKIIQFGTGVLLKGLPDIIIDHANKNGAFEGKIVMIKSTDAKGTVESLVSQDCLYTVATRGISDKRLIDKQDICTSISRILIAKTQWASILSLSRKEEIQFVFSNTTELGITYEPEKITPGECPNSFPGKVLAILKSRFEHFNGDLSKGLIFLPTELISNNGDELKRIVFQLAKENFTDMAFLSWLKSANTFCNTLVDRIVPGAANNALDDKLPYKDQNAIVVEPYALWAIEGDQSIKDKLTFCLPENGAFVAPNIEKYKEIKLRILNAAHTFSSGLAFLSGYRLVKDAMKNQVFYAFMKTIMAKEISEAMTSEISDTEKKDFAQKVLDRFRNPFLEHQWLSICMNYSYKMTMRCLPLIKSYYQEKKEVPQLMLLGFTAHLAFLRPVKIIEGKYYGEVNGEEYIINDPHADFFYKTWSSTGSDKLKIQKILENEELWGENLNNLNSFAGHVYNTFSTFEEKGIDKTLSEIISKTEK
- a CDS encoding MFS transporter, coding for MENKPKVFRWTVVILLFTATTINYLDRQVIGLLKPTLEKAFSWTEKDYSYIVMAFTAAYAFGYLIFGRIIDKIGTKIGLSVSIFVWSVAAMGHALASSTFGFAFWRVLLGAGEAGNFPASIKTVAEWFPKKDRALATGIFNAGTNIGAVIAPLFVPWILGVYGWEMAFILTGAVGFVWLIFWWIMYERPERKKGVSQEELAYINSDVEEDDTGESDEGVSWGKLFSLRQTWAYVLGKFFSDPIWWFFLFWIPSYFSDIFDLDLKKPSIHIAVLYVVATIGSVGGGYLSGYFIKKGWPIYKARKATMLIVAFAVMPIMAAKYAPSIWWAVALISLACAAHQAWSANMFTTASDMFPKKAVSSVVGIGGLAGSVGGVLFPWLVGFILDKFELAGNIGAGYNIIFIICGFAYLIAWLCMHFLAPKMTKVKL
- a CDS encoding sugar kinase, with protein sequence MKKVVTFGEIMLRLSPPGFLRFSQTNSFDVVYGGGESNVAVSLANYGVPVSFVTRLPKNDIGECALMEMRKRGVNTDNIVFGGERLGIYFLETGAVSRGSKVVYDRAGSSVSEIEPGMVDWDKVFEGVEWFHWTGITPAISQSAADTCLEAVKAASAKGITISTDLNYRAKLWNYGGDREAIMTELTSHCDIILGNEEDAEKHFGIKPEGLDITTQGHDVTATAFLSVCKQMMEKFPKAKKVITTLRGSISASHNTWAGVMYDGKNMFESPQYQITDIVDRVGGGDSFMGGLIYGLLKYPEDDQNALNFAVAASCLKHTIKGDANLVTVPEVEKLMGGDASGRVAR
- a CDS encoding bifunctional 4-hydroxy-2-oxoglutarate aldolase/2-dehydro-3-deoxy-phosphogluconate aldolase translates to MAKYTRLEVAAVMKDNGMVPLFFHSDIELCKDVLKACYDGGSRLMEFTSRGDFAHEVFGELNKYALAELPGMILGVGSVTDAASASLYMALGANFIVTPVLREDIAIVCNRRKVLWSPGCGSLTEICKAEEMGCEIVKLFPGDLYGPKFVKGIKGPQPWTSIMPTGGVSPDEANLKGWFDAGVTCVGMGSQLISKEILKNKDFEGLKNKVKDALALIKTLR
- a CDS encoding cupin domain-containing protein; its protein translation is MTVQSKALLEDQDIPWEDLGKGIKRKIMAYNDGLMILKVGFEKGGKGDLHHHPHTQASYVSRGKFEVSIAKEKKVLSAGDVFFVNPNLVHGVVCLEEGELVDIFNPKREDFI